In Natrinema sp. SYSU A 869, the following proteins share a genomic window:
- a CDS encoding MaoC/PaaZ C-terminal domain-containing protein, giving the protein MLSEEPTARGLASGLMIANHGTPVLLELAYESWYYHLVDLSNKTVNGLMMPESYFEEFEVGDSTESKVARTISESDVYEVAGLSGSYGELHTNKEYMKKTEFGQPLVQNTLLIVIMEGLFKRVKWEPAIIAAYGRDNLRFINPVFIDDTVNLEMEIVDKERRDSGGVITMEQRLFKQNDDLAVKGEYLLLVESQSES; this is encoded by the coding sequence ATGCTAAGCGAGGAACCCACTGCGCGGGGATTGGCTTCGGGGCTGATGATCGCGAACCATGGAACCCCCGTGCTACTTGAACTCGCATATGAATCCTGGTATTACCACCTCGTAGATTTAAGTAATAAGACGGTGAACGGACTGATGATGCCGGAAAGCTATTTCGAAGAGTTCGAAGTAGGTGACAGTACGGAGTCCAAAGTTGCCCGAACGATCAGCGAATCGGACGTTTACGAAGTAGCCGGCTTGTCGGGAAGCTACGGAGAACTCCATACGAACAAAGAGTACATGAAAAAGACGGAGTTCGGTCAGCCGTTAGTTCAAAACACGCTACTGATCGTTATCATGGAAGGGCTGTTCAAACGGGTCAAGTGGGAACCGGCGATAATTGCAGCATACGGACGAGACAATTTGCGGTTCATCAACCCCGTCTTCATCGACGATACGGTCAATCTCGAGATGGAGATCGTGGACAAAGAACGACGCGACAGCGGCGGCGTTATTACCATGGAACAGCGCTTGTTCAAACAGAACGACGACCTTGCTGTGAAGGGCGAGTATCTCCTTCTCGTGGAATCCCAGTCGGAATCGTGA